A single window of Larimichthys crocea isolate SSNF chromosome XII, L_crocea_2.0, whole genome shotgun sequence DNA harbors:
- the LOC109141730 gene encoding uncharacterized protein LOC109141730 has protein sequence MEEENHNDALPDLKELENKVGRKTPESLLIWMRDAADCEDGGRSEVVDREERSSALSDSFSDKINNLKQEMRGLRSADVRILRQLVAVHEGIEAMRWLMEERDNLASRDSSLTGSLSSLVTVEEHGPSMSPYRESLSPTQDLTETTGEESEDHPPHTDHGDSTHKSYLSPEFTRASPPSPSSKFEVNCSTQGRHDQASSSPANGLVSASLPKSQPQDLDIKDGAKTIRRALLRSRRASRPVIVDNGSFAFTKQSEETQTEHQTQDGFRAFQNNTMEKEESPPNKDTILLGYDAQWCWVESQDDVTFL, from the exons ATGGAAGAGGAAAACCATAACGACGCCTTGCCAGATCTGAAAGAACTGGAAAACAAGGTTGGAAGGAAAACACCGGAAAGTCTCTTGATTTGGATGAGGGATGCTGCAGACTGCGAGGATGGTGGGAGGTCTGAGGTGGTCGACAGGGAAGAGCGCAGCTCTGCCCTCAGCGACAGCTTctctgacaaaataaacaacttaAAACAAGAGAtg AGGGGGTTGCGTTCTGCAGACGTTAGGATTCTTCGCCAGCTGGTGGCTGTGCACGAGGGGATCGAGGCCATGCGTTGGCTGATGGAGGAGCGGGATAACTTGGCCAGCCGTGACAGCAGCTTGACAGGCAGCCTGAGCAGCctggtgactgtggaggagcaCGGGCCCTCGATGTCCCCCTACCG AGAAAGCCTGAGTCCAACTCAGGATCTGACTGAAACCACTGGTGAGGAATCAGAGGATCACCCACCACACACTGACCACGGTGATTCAACCCACAAGAGCTACCTGAGCCCAGAGTTCACCCGAGCAAGTCCTCCTAGTCCTTCCtccaagtttgaagtcaattGTTCCACACAAGGCAGGCACGATCAGGCGTCGTCTAGTCCTGCCAATGGTTTGGTCAGTGCCAGTTTACCAAAGTCACAACCACAAGACTTGGACATCAAAGACGGTGCTAAAACCATCAGAAGAGCTCTGCTCAGGTCAAGAAGGGCAAGTAGGCCAGTGATAGTGGATAATGGGAGTTTTGCCTTCACTAAACAGtcagaggagacacagacagagcaccAAACTCAGGACGGTTTCAGGGCCTTTCAGAACAATACGATGGAAAAGGAAGAGAGTCCACCCAATAAAGACACAATTCTGCTGGGCTATGATGCTCAGTGGTGCTGGGTGGAGTCACAGGACGATGTAACCTTTCTATGA